The Streptomyces luteogriseus genome includes a window with the following:
- the gcvP gene encoding aminomethyl-transferring glycine dehydrogenase: protein MTAHRIPLSELEEAVPFEQRHIGPDHEACAKMLAHVGYGSLDELTAAAVPAVIKSAEALDLPGARSEAEVIAELRSLADRNQVLGSMIGLGYYGTFTPPVIMRNVMENPSWYTAYTPYQPEISQGRLEALLNFQTMVADLTGLPTSGASLLDEGTAAAEAMALSRRLGKNKKGLFLVDADTLPQTIAVIQTRAEPTGVEVVVADLSEGIPAEIAEREINGVLLQYPGASGAVRDIKPVIDRAHELGALVTVAADLLALTLLKSPGELGADIAVGTTQRFGVPMGFGGPHAGYMAVQDKMARSLPGRLVGVSVDADGNKAYRLALQTREQHIRREKATSNICTAQVLLAVMAGMYAVYHGPEGLKGIARRTHRYATVLAAGLANGGVEVVHGSYFDTVTVRVEGRAAEVVAAARDHGVNLRPVDADHVSIACDETTTRAQLRAVWAAFGVEGVVEALDAATEDGLPAALLRTDDYLTHPVFHQHRSETAMLRYLRKLADRDYALDRGMIPLGSCTMKLNATTEMEPVTWPEFGQMHPFAPAEQAGGYLTLIHELEDRLAEVTGYDKVSLQPNAGSQGELAGLLAVRGYHRANGDAQRTVCLIPSSAHGTNAASAVMAGMKVVVVKTAGDGEIDVEDLRAKIEQYRDQLAVLMITYPSTHGVFEEHVADICAQVHEAGGQVYVDGANLNALVGLAKPGHFGGDVSHLNLHKTFCIPHGGGGPGVGPVAVREHLAPYLPNHPLQPAAGPETGVGPISAAPWGSAGILPISWAYVRLMGGEGLKRATQVAVLSANYIAKRLEPHYPVLYTGPGGLVAHECIIDLRPLTKATGVSVDDVAKRLIDYGFHAPTMSFPVAGTLMIEPTESEDLAELDRFCEAMIAIRAEIEKVGSGEWPAEDNPLRGAPHTAGALAGAWEHAYSREEAVFPSGVSTADKYWPPVRRIDQAFGDRNLVCSCPPLDAYED, encoded by the coding sequence ATGACCGCCCACCGCATTCCGCTCTCCGAGCTCGAAGAGGCAGTCCCCTTCGAGCAGCGCCACATCGGCCCCGACCACGAGGCCTGCGCCAAGATGCTCGCCCACGTCGGCTACGGCTCACTCGACGAGCTCACGGCCGCCGCGGTCCCGGCCGTGATCAAGAGCGCCGAGGCCCTGGACCTCCCCGGCGCCCGCAGCGAGGCCGAGGTGATCGCCGAGCTGCGCTCCCTCGCCGACCGCAACCAGGTCCTCGGCTCCATGATCGGCCTCGGCTACTACGGCACGTTCACGCCGCCGGTCATCATGCGCAACGTCATGGAGAACCCGTCCTGGTACACGGCCTACACGCCGTACCAGCCGGAGATCTCGCAGGGCCGCCTCGAGGCGCTGCTCAACTTCCAGACGATGGTCGCCGACCTGACCGGGCTGCCGACGTCCGGCGCCTCCCTGCTCGACGAGGGCACCGCGGCCGCCGAGGCCATGGCACTGTCGCGGCGGCTTGGCAAGAACAAGAAGGGCCTGTTCCTGGTCGACGCGGACACGCTGCCGCAGACCATCGCGGTGATCCAGACCCGCGCCGAGCCGACCGGCGTCGAGGTCGTCGTCGCCGACCTCAGTGAGGGCATTCCCGCCGAGATCGCCGAGCGTGAGATCAACGGCGTACTGCTCCAGTACCCGGGCGCCTCAGGTGCCGTGCGGGACATCAAGCCGGTCATCGACCGGGCGCACGAGCTCGGCGCGCTCGTCACCGTCGCCGCCGATCTGCTGGCGCTGACGCTGCTGAAGTCGCCCGGCGAGCTCGGCGCGGACATCGCCGTCGGCACGACGCAGCGCTTCGGCGTCCCCATGGGCTTCGGCGGACCGCACGCCGGCTACATGGCGGTCCAGGACAAGATGGCGCGCAGCCTGCCCGGGCGGCTCGTCGGCGTGTCCGTGGACGCCGACGGGAACAAGGCCTACCGGCTGGCGCTGCAGACGCGTGAGCAGCACATCCGCCGGGAGAAGGCGACCAGCAACATCTGCACCGCGCAGGTGCTGCTCGCCGTCATGGCCGGCATGTACGCCGTCTACCACGGCCCGGAGGGCCTGAAGGGCATCGCCCGGCGCACCCACCGGTACGCCACGGTCCTCGCCGCCGGACTCGCGAACGGCGGGGTCGAGGTCGTGCACGGCTCCTACTTCGACACGGTGACCGTGCGCGTCGAGGGCCGGGCCGCCGAGGTCGTGGCCGCCGCGCGGGACCACGGGGTCAATCTGCGTCCCGTCGACGCCGACCACGTCTCGATCGCCTGCGACGAGACCACGACGCGGGCCCAGCTGCGTGCCGTGTGGGCGGCCTTCGGCGTCGAGGGCGTCGTCGAGGCGCTGGACGCGGCCACCGAGGACGGGCTCCCGGCCGCGCTGCTGCGCACCGACGACTACCTGACGCACCCCGTCTTCCACCAGCACCGCTCCGAGACCGCCATGCTGCGCTACCTGCGCAAGCTGGCCGACCGGGACTACGCGCTCGACCGCGGCATGATCCCGCTGGGCTCCTGCACCATGAAGCTCAACGCGACCACCGAGATGGAGCCGGTCACGTGGCCCGAGTTCGGGCAGATGCACCCCTTCGCGCCGGCCGAGCAGGCCGGGGGCTACCTCACCCTCATCCACGAACTGGAGGACCGGCTCGCCGAGGTCACCGGCTACGACAAGGTGTCCCTCCAGCCGAACGCCGGGTCGCAGGGCGAGCTGGCCGGTCTGCTCGCGGTCCGCGGATACCACCGGGCCAACGGGGACGCACAGCGCACCGTGTGCCTGATCCCGTCGTCCGCGCACGGCACCAACGCCGCCAGCGCCGTGATGGCCGGCATGAAGGTCGTCGTCGTGAAGACCGCCGGGGACGGCGAGATCGACGTCGAGGACCTGCGGGCCAAGATCGAGCAGTACCGCGACCAGTTGGCCGTGCTGATGATCACGTACCCGTCCACGCACGGTGTGTTCGAGGAGCACGTCGCCGACATCTGTGCACAGGTGCACGAGGCGGGCGGGCAGGTCTACGTCGACGGGGCCAACCTCAACGCGCTCGTCGGGCTCGCCAAGCCGGGGCACTTCGGCGGCGACGTCTCGCACCTGAACCTGCACAAGACCTTCTGCATCCCGCACGGCGGCGGCGGTCCCGGCGTCGGCCCGGTCGCGGTGCGCGAGCACCTCGCGCCCTACCTGCCGAACCACCCGCTGCAGCCCGCGGCAGGCCCGGAGACGGGCGTCGGCCCCATCTCGGCGGCCCCCTGGGGCTCCGCCGGCATCCTGCCCATCTCGTGGGCGTACGTCCGGCTCATGGGCGGCGAGGGGCTGAAGCGGGCCACACAGGTGGCCGTGCTCAGCGCCAACTACATCGCCAAGCGGCTGGAGCCGCACTACCCGGTGCTCTACACCGGCCCCGGCGGGCTCGTCGCGCACGAGTGCATCATCGACCTGCGGCCCCTGACCAAGGCGACCGGCGTGAGCGTCGACGACGTCGCCAAGCGGCTGATCGACTACGGCTTCCACGCGCCGACCATGTCGTTCCCGGTGGCCGGGACGCTGATGATCGAGCCGACCGAGTCGGAGGACCTGGCCGAGCTGGACCGCTTCTGCGAGGCGATGATCGCCATCCGCGCCGAGATCGAGAAGGTCGGTTCCGGCGAGTGGCCCGCGGAGGACAACCCGCTGCGCGGCGCCCCGCACACCGCCGGCGCGCTCGCCGGGGCGTGGGAGCACGCCTACAGCCGTGAGGAGGCCGTCTTCCCGTCCGGGGTGTCGACCGCCGACAAGTACTGGCCGCCGGTGCGGCGCATCGACCAGGCCTTCGGCGACCGCAACCTCGTCTGCTCCTGCCCGCCGCTGGACGCGTACGAGGACTGA
- a CDS encoding TOBE domain-containing protein: MSLSIGNQLAGTVTAVTPGEAMATVRVRLTGGRNLTAAITREAAEDLRLTPGTAVRALMKSTEVSLATAPVEGLSIRNQLRGTVTDLAAGDAMASVRVTVEGGELTAAITREAAEDLALSPGLPVVALIKATEVSLATA; the protein is encoded by the coding sequence ATGAGCCTGAGCATCGGCAACCAGCTCGCCGGCACCGTCACCGCCGTCACCCCTGGCGAGGCCATGGCGACGGTCAGGGTCCGTCTCACCGGCGGCCGGAACCTCACCGCGGCGATCACCCGCGAAGCCGCGGAAGACCTCCGCCTCACCCCGGGCACCGCCGTGCGCGCCCTGATGAAGTCGACGGAGGTCTCCCTGGCCACCGCACCCGTCGAGGGCCTGTCGATCCGCAACCAGCTCCGCGGCACGGTCACGGACCTCGCCGCCGGCGACGCCATGGCATCCGTCCGCGTCACAGTGGAGGGCGGCGAACTGACCGCCGCGATCACCCGGGAGGCCGCGGAGGACCTGGCCCTGTCACCCGGGCTCCCCGTCGTAGCACTGATCAAGGCGACCGAGGTGTCACTCGCCACCGCCTGA